The stretch of DNA GGTTTTGGCCCACAGGTCGCGCAGATAAGCCTGGAAGGCATCTATACGTTCGCGGCTCTCAACCAGAGGACCGTGGCCTGACAGCAGGATGTCAAAATCCAGGGCTTTGATTCGCTCCAGCACATCTGCCCATTCGTTTGCGTAAGCGTCACCCATGTAAATCAGATTCTGGCCTACCAGGTCGCCGGCATAGAGGATTTTTTCGTGCGGCAGAAACACAACCACGTCACCTCCGGTGTGACCTCTGCCTGTATGGATGAGTTGTATTTCCCGACCGCCGCCAACAACATCCTGGTAGATTGTCATGGTATCACTGACGGTTATATTTGGCGGAGTGGGCTCGATCTGCGCCACTGAATTCAGGTGGGCTTCGTGCATGGCAATCTGTCCCTGGATTGACGCCCGCTCGTGTACATCATTGGACTGCTCAAGCTGCGCACGAAGACGCTCTATTTGCACCGGGACTCCCTGCGTGAAGCTGATAAACGTCGATTCTTCCAACACATTACCCAACTCACCGTTCAATTTCTCGCGGGTATACTGCGAGCCGATTATCTCAACATCACGCGGAAACACTTGATTACCGTGAGCGTGATCAAAGTGGTAATGCGTGTTGATCAGGTAACGAACCGGCTTATTGCTGACCGCCTTGATCGAGTCCAGCAAGGCCAGACCTGCATTAGGCGACACATGGGAATCCACAACCAGCAGGTCATGCAAGCCTTCGATAAGCATGGACTGGCTGGTGAGGTTCACCGCGCCAGTCGCCGTGATGAAGTAGATGCCATCAGCCACCGGTGTAAAGACGTGGCTGCGGGTTTCTATCACACCCGAGGACTGTACGTTCTGAGCAGAGCTTATACTGAGCACGGTCAATAGCGACATACCGATAGCAGCGGCTGCAACAAGCGCCAGTAGACTCTTTTTATTCTTCATGGTTGCTCCTTGATAGTAACGCTGGGGACGGAGGCGGTCTACGTCCCCAGAGCGCTGGGGACGTAGACCGCCTCCGTCCCCAGCGTTACTGCAGAATTTTGATCCACTCGCCCGGCTGCGGATTACCGATCGGGTAGTAGCCGTTCAGCAGGCGCAGTGTTTCTTCCGGGTACTGGGGGATCGGGCTTCGAGCTGCCAGGGCACGCCAGTCAAAACCTTCGGTGACCTGCACGTAGCGCACGCGCAGGCTACTGCTGCCGGAGCGCTCGTTCATCTGGATGGCTCTGAAAGTGCGGATGGACGACAGCAGCAGTCGATCCAGATCCTGCACGGCTTCAGGGTCGGGAATCTCCGCCCGGAATACAAAGACACGTGGCCCCAGATAGATGGCTGCTACGCGCTCATGGTTGCCAGCATCATTGGTATGGGTGCCCGTGTACCCGATCAGTCGATACTGTGACAATGCTTCGGACTGCTGCAAATCAGCGATGCCCAGATTCTCGCGGATATACAAGCGAGGCTCTTTGTTTTCCTGTAGCCGCTGCGCTTCGACGCGAATTGATGCACTGCCTTCTGGCGCGCTGGCCGTCACAGTTGTGGGAGTCTCACGGATCGACCAGGCATCCGGAAACACCATGGTGTAACTAAGCAGGTCCTGATAATAGCGGTTACGGTCCCCGGTGCTGGTGACATTCTCTCCAAATGGCAAGCCGTCGATGTGCTGACGGAAGATCAGCGGATCAGTCTCACGCATCTGGTCGGCCGACAGATTTCCAGCCTGCGAAACGGCCTGCTGCAAGCGAACATCGTTACGCGGGTGCGTGGTAAACAGACCGTGATAGCTCGGTTGACGCTGCGCCACGCGGACATTGAAATCCTCCTGACTTTTCAGCACGCTCAGCACATCGATCATGGCTCGCGGGTTATAGCCAGCATTGTATAAATACTGAGCACCCAGACTGTCGGCTTCCAGCTCATTCTCCCGGCCAAAACCACTGACTCCGGCTGCCGCCCAGATAGAGCCAATCTGCGCCAGCTCAGAGCCGATATAACCGCTGCCCGTCGCAACGGCAGCTACCACACCACCCACCGTTGCGGCGGCGCTGCCGAGACGGCCACGGGCCTGCTGCTGGATTGCATGGCGTGCGGTAATATGCCCCACCTCGTGCGCAAGCACCGCCGCCAACTCATCTTCAGATTTCAGGTATAAAAGCAGACCGCGGTTGATGTAGACATAACCACCCGGCAGGGCAAAAGCGTTAATCTCGGGACTGTCGATAACGGTGAAGGTATAACTCAGATCAGGGCGATGACTGGTCCTCGCCACGCGTTGCCCGACTTCGTTCACATAGGCATTGAGCGCTTCGTCTTCCATGATACGCATGGAGGCGAGCACCTTCTCATGTTCCTCCTGGCCAATCTCCAGCTCGCGCCGCTCGCTCATCAGTACAAGATTACTCTGCCCGGTGGCAGGATTCACGGCACAGGCCTGCAGACCAGTGGCCAACAGAATGCCCGCCAGCACTGTCAGCCGGATGTAGTTGCCGCCCCACTGCAGGATCATATCAACCGCCTTGCACAAACTGCTTGAGCTGATCGGCCAGACTATTGCAGGCATTGGCCTCAACACGGGCTATCAGCGGAATGGGCACAAATACGGCGGGCATATAAGACTGACCGCTGGCATCGGCGCTGATTGTGCCTACCGCCAGATTGGACGAAACATCCCATACCCGGGCCTCAAAACTGGAGTCATCTTCCCAGGAGCCAAAGCCGAAGCAACCACCGCCACCCGGGCCTACAGTGCAGGAAATTGAACCCATGCGATTGGATGTCTCCGTCTGGCCATCCAGCCAAACGATATATCGCACCCCGAACTCATTCATCTTGTCACTGACCATGGGTTGCGCCATCAATTGCTGCAGGTCGTCACTTCGCAGCGGTGCCGTGCGCGGCTCAAACCAGGGAAACAGCGCATCCACGAACTGCTGCTCCGGCACCACGTTCAGCCCATCACGCCCGCGTGCCATGCGATCACCAACACACTGCACAAAATCGGCGGCTGTCTCGTACCCTGCGCCCTGACGGCGACCCAGAATAACAACCGTTTCTCCTGTGTTCAGGCCGGTTTCCGCCTGACGGAATTCATCAATCGTGGTGCTGGTGCAAGCCGACAGCGCGGCCAGCAAAACGAGCCAAAGACCGGGCCAGAAACGTTGCCTGGCCAGCGTCAGACACTTGTTTTTGATCTTCATGCTGACTCCTGTTTCAATTGCCTGATAGCTGGAGTTGTTGTCTGCTTAACCAGTCCCGGATATCAGGCACTGCCCGAAAACTGATTGAAAAATTTGAAGCCAGATCCCGCAAGGCCGCTACTGCCGCATCATTAATACCGCGCTCTGCCGACGTAAAATTACCCTGCGTCGATTTACCATAAGCGGTCATTACCCAGTCCGCCACATAAGATCCATCCGCGCCGGTCATACGCATGTTGTACTTTATCCATACCTCATAAGCATCCAGACGGGTTTTCTGCGGCATGCCCAGCTGAAACTCATCAATCTGCGGCATAAACACAGCATCCACTCCCCTGGCACCCGCTTCCGTGGGGTTATTCAGCACCACGACCTGCGAAAACATCGCGGGCAACACTGTGTTAAACAGCTCCATATGAGTATTACCGGCTGCAACCAGATATTCTTCCTTACCAGTATCAGACAATTCGGTGTAGATATAGTTGCGCAGGTCATCACTGTAGTACACACCCAGCGTTAGCGGCAGCGGTGGCACATTGGGGCTCGGATAGCTGCCCTGCACCTCAACGGTGCTTGCCGCGCAGGCCGTCAGGCTGACCAGCGCCAGCAGTACCAGTAGTCGGAAGGATTTAATGCTGTTGATCACCACGCACTCCTGCAGTTACTGATAGGAATTGAGGCCGACAAAACTGCCGCCGTTTCGCTCTGCCAATTCGCGCATCAGGGTAGCAAAGCGATAGACGCTTTCATGATAACGCGGGTCCAGGTCAAACAATACCGGAAATCCGACGGCGTGAATACGTACCAGTCGGCTACCGTCTGAGCCGGCCTGATTGATTCTATCCACCGTTTCCACCACCCGGGTAATCGATCCGCCAGGCTGAAAGTCATCGCCAAAGACATAAATACTCACTTTCTGGCCCGGCTGGTAGAAAGTGCTGATCGCGCGCGTAATGCCTTCAACAGGACTGCTGTTACTGAATGGAGACCAATTACGCAAGGTCGAGATAATGGCCTGGCGACGCGCCGGGGTATCCGGGATCCACTGACCACGGTAGGCCGGGAACATATAGTCACCCATATCATTCATGACCTGTATGCCCCGAACCTCCGGATAAACATCCAGCACCTCACTGATCATGTCCAGCACCCGAGGCCAGGCGTTGTAAAACATACTACCCGAGGTGTCGATAAGGAAAATAATATATTCGCTATCCACCGGAATACCACCAATCACATTGTTGCTGCGCGTGAAATCCTGGCCCAGCAAGCGCTGCATTTCAGCGGTCAGCGACTGGCGGGCAATGGCCAGTCGGTTTTCTTCCTCACTGACTTCCTCGGCCAGCTGGCTTGAGGTTTCGAAACGCCCCTGAATATTGGACATCTCGCGCTCAAGGCGGGCAATACGGTCGCGATAAGCAGACAACTGTTCCCGCCGGGCATTGAGGTCGCGGTTTGCAATTTCGGTTTCGCCCCGGATCTCAAACAGCGTCTGTTGCAGCTCGGCGATCGGCTGATCCCGCTGCACTGCGGTAAACTCGAGACTGACCGGCGCCGAATTTTCAGTAATCATCAGCAACAGGATAATGGCCCCGAAACCACAGGAAATCACATCCAGAAAGGCGATACTGGAGCTGTCTTCTTCGCGTTTTCTGCGTCTGCTCATGGCCAGTCCCGTGACGGTGTGATGAAAGAACCCCGACTGATCTGTCCCAACTGCCAGAATGCAGCAGCCGCTGCCGGGTCGCCTTCCATTGGCAGCAATATCGTATTGACCGGAATATTGCGGGGCAAACTTTCAATGGCTTCGGCGTAGAGATTCAAGCGCTGGCGCGGCGTGATCGTCGTCGCGTTGCTCGGTCGGTTGCTTTGTGTGGGCAGGCTGTCGGTAATCAGGTAAACGTTATCCGGCGGCGGGTTCATGCCCGCAATCGCCTGAAACGCAGCCTGCAGGTTGTTACCGCCGCCAGGCACAACATCCTGCACCGCCAGAATGACTTCGTTCAATTGATCCTGGTCGGCAACTTCCAGCCACATTCCCTCAGTACCCTCCAGCACAGGACGCACCGTCTCATCAAACGCCAGCACCTGATACTGGCTGATCACTGGCAATTGACTGCTTATCCACTCCACGATTCGCACTGCCCGCTGCCACTTGGGCGCCTCTTTTTTGACCCGGTCCGGCATGTTGCGTGTGCGTATGACGTTGACCAGCGTATCGTCCAGCATACTGGCTGAACTATCCAATAATATGACGATGCGATTACCGCCCAATAACATGCCTGACAGATACTGTCTGTCACCGTCACCCAGAAACTGTCGGCTACTCTGTCCGCGTTCTTCCTCGGCACTGGCCTGCAGGCGCAACAACTCTTCTTCCATGGCGCGGATATCAGCTCGCAGCGCTTCCAGACTTTCCTCGGTTGCCATTGAATTGCCTTCAAGCGCGGCGAGCTGCGACATAAAATCATCGATCTCACTTTGTATACGCTCTGCCAGCCCCTGCGCCTCTACAACCTCCAGACTTACTTCGTTGAGCGTATTTCGAATTCGAAACAGGTTCTCTTCACCTTCGGCGATGTCTTCTTCCAGCAGACGCACTTCAGCAGTCATATTGGGGTCGGCTTCCTGGCGGGCTTCCGTGGCAGTATGGTCAAGAATAAGAAACAGCAGCACCACGGCACCAAAGCCGCAGGACATCACGTCAAGAAATGCCAGGCTCAGTGGATTGAATCCACCGCGTTTTTTTTTAGCCGACGCCATGATGCACTCTGATCAATTGTAATTGCCGGCCCTGGTGATTTATAAGCTCACCAAGCCGATGTTTTTGCAGCAGCTCTGTCAACTCCTGCTGGCTGAATACCGGTTGATTATTCAATGGCCAGGCAGAACCATCTACCAACAGATGTGTTGCCGCCGCAGGCTGAGGTTCGTTTTTTGTCGCCTGCTCCCTTGTACGCAGGTTGACGCTGGTCAGATATGGCACGGCCGTTTCATTGCCAGGCAAGTCATTAAGCAATTGCACACAGCTGTGTGCCAGCTGCTCACCACTGACTATCTGTTTTTGCTGTCCGAAGTGCTGCACCAGCCCCGGAATGGAGGCAGAGCGTGAGGAAATCAACAGCGGAACGTCGCTCGCATCGACATCTGAAAACTGCAGCAGTTGCTGGCTCAATTTATCCAGCGCAGGACTTATGCTTTCCCGCAAATCGGTAGCCGACACACTCGCTTTATGAGTCGATTTATCGGTCTCTATTTCTACTACAATTTCATGCGCGCCCGCGGCAAGAGTACTCAGCCATTGCGGCAGTTCGTTGAACAGCTGCTGCTCCCATTGCGCGCTGTGCTGCGGGTTGAAACGGCATTGGGAAATGAACTCATCATTCACTGTCTGCACCAGCGCATTGCTCATGGCATCCCAGCCGGCACTCTGGGTCTGCAATACCTGCTGTCGCACCAGTCGCTGACCTTCTTTGCGCATAACAGTGAACACAGCCTGATGCAGTTGCAGGTCAAGATAGACCAGATAATCAGCCTGAGCGTTGGACCCGGCAGCGGCGGCGATACCGCTGTCCAGCATTGCACTGACTGTAAAGGGACTGTGTCGCACAATGCCACTCAGAATGGCTAATTGCTCGCGATTGAAGTTACCGGGCACCGCCAGCACCACTGGCCCCTCATAGTCAGCCAGTTCGCCCAATTGCAGCAAATGCGCATGCGCCATATCCGCGTAATGCCGAAAATTGGCCACCGGCCTGGACAGAGGCGACATGCTCAAACGGTTCCAGAACTCGTTATTGGTGCTGACCGGATGCAGGCGACTTTGACTGGCCGCCTGCACACCAAATTGGGGCTGTTTGCCAATACTGAGCACGTAACCCGGACTGCTGGCCAGCAATTGACCGTCCTGATACAGACTCAGTGCCTGATCGTTCAATTCCAGAACAGCACTCATGCTGGCTCCGCAACTCCGTTGTCAGGCAAGGTGCGCGTCGGAGCCTTGCCGGGTACCTGCAGAAAATTCACCAGATGATTATCGCAGTATGTTTGTGTATCCAACACCAGACGGTCCTGGATCAATGATAATTGGTGCAGAACAAACATCAACATGATACTGGTCAGCAAGGCCACAAAGGTTGAGTTAAACGCCACACCAAGACTGACCGTAACACCCAGAATATCGCCGGTCACCGCCTGATGTGCCTGACCCAGGGCCGTACCAATGCCGCGCACTGTGCCCAGGAAGCCGATTGACGGTATCGCCCACGCGATATAACGGACAATTGCCAGCTCGCTTTCCAGCCGCTCCGATTCGCTGTCACAGACATCACGGACAGTGGCTGCCACATCCTGCACGTTGCGTGTAGTACCGAATCGATGCAAACCTGCCAGCAAGGCACGCGGTAACAGGTAGGCGCGTTCCTTCTCTGGCAGAGCCTGAACCGGCCTGGCATATTGCCTGGCGTCTTCCGGCAAAATACTGGTGCCATCCGAGACCTGCAAGAGCTCGCGATCAAGCAACGAACGCTCCCTCATTGTGCGCAGTGTTTTCATACCAACGATGGACAACGCCCAGAGGAACAGAATGATGCAGGTTTCCTGCTCAAAGTCCTTCATGACAATATAGATAGAACGCTCCGGCACATAATTCTCATCGGCTTCCTGCATCATGGTCTGCTGTTGCTGAATGATCTCCGCATTAGGCCTGATAACGGCCACATACACGGCATGTACCACAATCACGACAATGATCAGGGCGAAAATCTGGTAGATAATTTCAGACAGATACTTTTGTTTCATTCAGCGATCCTGCTATCTGTTAAATGTCGACTGGAAACGAGACGCCCAGATCCTGGGAGATTTGCTCAGAAGGTATAAAGCGACCTGGTGCTTCTCCTTCAGCTCGTTGTATGGGTTGGCTGTCAATGTCAGGCCTGTCCGCATCATTATCTGCAGCACTCTCCTGATTGCTCTCAGAAGATTGTTCGGTCTGATCGGTTTGATCGTCTGAAGAGGTTTCCTGCGCCTGCAACGGTGTGAGTGTCATAAGCAGGCAGGCAGCAAACAGCCAGACAATGCGCTTGTGTGTCATTCAAGGTACCTCGCGACGCGAAAACCCAGATCATTGCGCGGCTCTTCTCCGAAGTCACGATAGGACGCACGCAGTTCCACGATGGAGCCATGTGACCAGGCCGACCCTTTGATGGTGCGGTAGCGTCCCTCTTCCGGCCCCAGTGGATCTGTTTCGGTCACTGAGCTCAGACCACTGACCGCTCCGTAGACATCATGCATCCACTCAGACACATTGCCACCCATATCAAAGAAACCGCGGGCATTGGGCGGGAACGAGCCAACATTGGCAGTACCTGCATAACGGTCATCGTAGCCACGCAAATACTGCCCCAGAAAAGCACTGGTTGACTCATCAGCAAAGTTCCCCAGGCCGGCTTCAGGGGGCCAGGTATCCCCCCATGGGAAACGATAACTGTTACCGGCATCGTCGGTCCGTGCAGCCCACTCCCACTCCGCCTCTGTCGGAAGCCTGTAGCCTGTTGAGCTGGCATCGAATCCGCTCACCTGACCGTCTTCAATGATATAAAACGGCTGCAGTCCTTCCTGTTCACTCAGCCAATTGGCATACATCACAGCATCCAGCCAGGAGACCTGCACAACGGGCTGCTGCGGCAAATCCAGTGACTGGCCCTGCAATACGCCAGATGCATGATCCGGCCGAAAGCGCTTAAACTGTTCGTTGGTCACCAGATTAAGTGACAGATAAAAAGGTCGCTCCAGGATGACATCGCGAAGCGTCTCGTTGGCGCGGCGGCCCGGCTCGCGCCTGGATGAACCCATGGTATAGGCGCCAGGATACA from Pseudohongiella spirulinae encodes:
- a CDS encoding MotA/TolQ/ExbB proton channel family protein, which codes for MKQKYLSEIIYQIFALIIVVIVVHAVYVAVIRPNAEIIQQQQTMMQEADENYVPERSIYIVMKDFEQETCIILFLWALSIVGMKTLRTMRERSLLDRELLQVSDGTSILPEDARQYARPVQALPEKERAYLLPRALLAGLHRFGTTRNVQDVAATVRDVCDSESERLESELAIVRYIAWAIPSIGFLGTVRGIGTALGQAHQAVTGDILGVTVSLGVAFNSTFVALLTSIMLMFVLHQLSLIQDRLVLDTQTYCDNHLVNFLQVPGKAPTRTLPDNGVAEPA
- a CDS encoding MBL fold metallo-hydrolase produces the protein MKNKKSLLALVAAAAIGMSLLTVLSISSAQNVQSSGVIETRSHVFTPVADGIYFITATGAVNLTSQSMLIEGLHDLLVVDSHVSPNAGLALLDSIKAVSNKPVRYLINTHYHFDHAHGNQVFPRDVEIIGSQYTREKLNGELGNVLEESTFISFTQGVPVQIERLRAQLEQSNDVHERASIQGQIAMHEAHLNSVAQIEPTPPNITVSDTMTIYQDVVGGGREIQLIHTGRGHTGGDVVVFLPHEKILYAGDLVGQNLIYMGDAYANEWADVLERIKALDFDILLSGHGPLVESRERIDAFQAYLRDLWAKTAELKRSGLSAEDAAQQIDMTNHSANYPQIRAAGADVRAIRRIYNLIE
- a CDS encoding vWA domain-containing protein; the encoded protein is MASAKKKRGGFNPLSLAFLDVMSCGFGAVVLLFLILDHTATEARQEADPNMTAEVRLLEEDIAEGEENLFRIRNTLNEVSLEVVEAQGLAERIQSEIDDFMSQLAALEGNSMATEESLEALRADIRAMEEELLRLQASAEEERGQSSRQFLGDGDRQYLSGMLLGGNRIVILLDSSASMLDDTLVNVIRTRNMPDRVKKEAPKWQRAVRIVEWISSQLPVISQYQVLAFDETVRPVLEGTEGMWLEVADQDQLNEVILAVQDVVPGGGNNLQAAFQAIAGMNPPPDNVYLITDSLPTQSNRPSNATTITPRQRLNLYAEAIESLPRNIPVNTILLPMEGDPAAAAAFWQLGQISRGSFITPSRDWP
- a CDS encoding M48 family metalloprotease; the protein is MILQWGGNYIRLTVLAGILLATGLQACAVNPATGQSNLVLMSERRELEIGQEEHEKVLASMRIMEDEALNAYVNEVGQRVARTSHRPDLSYTFTVIDSPEINAFALPGGYVYINRGLLLYLKSEDELAAVLAHEVGHITARHAIQQQARGRLGSAAATVGGVVAAVATGSGYIGSELAQIGSIWAAAGVSGFGRENELEADSLGAQYLYNAGYNPRAMIDVLSVLKSQEDFNVRVAQRQPSYHGLFTTHPRNDVRLQQAVSQAGNLSADQMRETDPLIFRQHIDGLPFGENVTSTGDRNRYYQDLLSYTMVFPDAWSIRETPTTVTASAPEGSASIRVEAQRLQENKEPRLYIRENLGIADLQQSEALSQYRLIGYTGTHTNDAGNHERVAAIYLGPRVFVFRAEIPDPEAVQDLDRLLLSSIRTFRAIQMNERSGSSSLRVRYVQVTEGFDWRALAARSPIPQYPEETLRLLNGYYPIGNPQPGEWIKILQ